CCGCAGGTGCAAAGATCGCGCCTTCGACGCTGTCGGCGCCTTGCGCGGAAACGCATATGCGCGCGTGGGAGGTGGCCCGCGCGCGCACTCGCCGGTATGATTCGCGCGCGTGGGCTGCCCCTGCGCGTCCGCACGCGAGCGGCGCCGGGTTCCCCCATCTCTCGTTCGATCGCGAGCATGCACGACGCGCTCTTCTACCTGGCCGCGGCGACCGTCGTCTTTCTCCTGGCGATGACGGCGGAGCTGGTGCTGGGCGGCCGGAAGCTGCGCCGCATGGCGGACGTGGCGCTGCCCGCGCCCGGCGAGCTTCCCACGCTGTCTGTGGTGATCGCGGCGCGCAACGAGGAGCGGAACCTGGAGGAGGCGCTCCGGTCGGTCTTGGCGCTGCGCTGGGAAGGCGGCGCGGAGGTGATCGTGGTGGACGACCGCTCGACCGACGCCACGGGCGCGATCCTGGACCGCATGGCGGCGACGGCCCGGCGGCTGCGCGTGGTGCACGTGGCGGAGCTGCCGGCCGGCTGGCTGGGGAAGAACCACGCGCTGTGGCACGGCGCGCAGGAAGCGCGCGGCGAGCTGCTGCTCTTCACCGACGCGGACGTGGTGATGGAGCCCACCGCCGTGCAGCGCGCCGCCGCCCACCTGGTGCGGGGCGGCTTCGACCACGTGACGGCGGGGCCCGACGTGCTGATGCCGGGCATGCTGCTGCGCACGTTCGGCGTGGTGTTCGCCGTCTTCTTCTCGCTCTTCTCGCGGCCCTGGAAGGCGGCGGACCCGCGCAGCCGCTTCCACATCGGAATCGGCGCGTTCAACCTCGTCCGCGCGAGGGCCTACCGGGAGATGGGGACGCACCGGGCCATCGCCATGCGGCCGGACGACGACATGAAGCTGGGCAAGCTGGTGAAGAAGCACGGCTTCCGGCAGGACTTCCTGATCGGGGCGGGGATGGTGTCGGTGGAGTGGTACGCGTCGCTGCGCGAGCTGGTGAACGGGCTGAAGAAGAACGGCTTCGCGGGCGTGGACTACCGCCTGTCGATGGTGTGGCTCGCCACTGTCGCGCACACGCTGCTCTTCGTCTGGCCTTTCGTGGCGCTCTTCGCCACGCACGGGTGGACGCGGGGGCTGAACGCGGCGGCGGTCGCCATCATCCTCGTCGTCTTCGCGGGGGCGGCGCGGGAAACGCGGGTGCCGCCGTGGTACGGTGTGATCTTTCCCGCGGCCGTGCTGCTCTTCCTGTACGTCGTCTGGAACTCGACCCTTGCCACGCTTCTCGGCGGCGGCATCGAGTGGCGGGGTACGCACTACCCGCTCGCCGAGCTGAAGGCGAACCGCATCTGAGCTGGTGCGCTCCCCGCGGCGTCGGCTCGACCGACGACAATCGACGGGCCTGCTGCCACCGTTGACACTCCGTCCGCAGCCCGGCTAGGTTTCCGCCGCCTCGCCGCGCGGTGAAGTACAAGCCGCCGTGCGGGTTACAGGCCCCTTCAGGAGATGTACGGCGGACGATGCGCGGCCGACCGTTTTCCCTGCGGATTCGCCGGCCTCCAGTCCGAGCCTGGTCCTCCAACGCCCTCCATTCCCGCCCTTGCATCCTCCACCTCCGCCGATGGGCAGCATTTGCCGCGGGTAGCGCTCGTGACCGGCGCGTCCGGATTCGTGGGCGGGCATTTGGCCGAGCGACTGCGCGCCGCGGGATGGAACGTGCGCGCCCTCGTCCGCCCCACCAGCGATGTCGCGCTGCTGCGGGAGCTTGGCGCGGAGCTGGTGCACGGCGGCCTGGACGACGTGGATGCGATCCGGCGCGGGGCGGATGGCGCGGAGGTCGTCTTCCACCTCGCCGCCGTGACCGCCGCGCGCGACGAGGCCGCCTACCGCCGCGCCAACGCGGAAGGTACGCGCAACGTGGTCCGCGGCGCCCTCGCCGCCGACAACCGGCCGAGGCGCATCGTCTATCTCTCCTCGTACGCGGCGTGCGGGCCGTCCGCGGATGCGCGGGCGAGGCACGTGGACGACCCGCCCGCGCCGCTCACCGCGTACGGGCGCACGAAGCTGGAGGGCGAGCACGCGCTGGCGGAGGCGGCACGCGGGGGCGTGGAGACGCTGACGGTGCGCGCCCCGGCCGTGTACGGGCCGCGCGGACGCGAGCTGCTGCCGTACTTCCGCTTGGTGGCGAACCGGCTGGCGCCCTCGCCCGGCGGGCCGCCGCGGCGCTTGCACCTCGTGTACGCGCCGGATTTGGCGGCGGCGCTGGTGCGAGCGGCGGACGCGCCGACCGGCACGTATCCCGTCGCCGAGCCGGTGGAGCACCCGTGGCGCGACGTGGTCGGGGAGATGGCCCGCGCGCTGGGCCGCCGCCCGCTACGCATCTCCCTCCCGCCCACGCTCGTCCGCGCCGCCGCCGCGACGACGCAAGCACTCGCCGCCGCCGTGGGGCGCACCCCCGCCTTCAACCGCGAGAAGGCGGAGGAGATGCTCGCGGAGGCGTGGGTCTGCGATCTCGCCGGTTCCGATGCGCTGCTGCCGCCGGGCGAGGCGACGCCGCTGGCCCGCGGGATGGACGTCACCGTCGCCTGGTATCGCGACCACGGCTGGCTGTAGATTCCGCACCGACACGGCTGCGCCCGGCTTTGATGTTCCGCCTTGGCCGGCAGCGTATCCGCCGAGCCGCGGAGGTGCATTCGGTAGATGTGCACCACCGCGCATCG
The genomic region above belongs to Longimicrobiaceae bacterium and contains:
- a CDS encoding glycosyltransferase family 2 protein, whose product is MHDALFYLAAATVVFLLAMTAELVLGGRKLRRMADVALPAPGELPTLSVVIAARNEERNLEEALRSVLALRWEGGAEVIVVDDRSTDATGAILDRMAATARRLRVVHVAELPAGWLGKNHALWHGAQEARGELLLFTDADVVMEPTAVQRAAAHLVRGGFDHVTAGPDVLMPGMLLRTFGVVFAVFFSLFSRPWKAADPRSRFHIGIGAFNLVRARAYREMGTHRAIAMRPDDDMKLGKLVKKHGFRQDFLIGAGMVSVEWYASLRELVNGLKKNGFAGVDYRLSMVWLATVAHTLLFVWPFVALFATHGWTRGLNAAAVAIILVVFAGAARETRVPPWYGVIFPAAVLLFLYVVWNSTLATLLGGGIEWRGTHYPLAELKANRI
- a CDS encoding NAD-dependent epimerase/dehydratase family protein produces the protein MTGASGFVGGHLAERLRAAGWNVRALVRPTSDVALLRELGAELVHGGLDDVDAIRRGADGAEVVFHLAAVTAARDEAAYRRANAEGTRNVVRGALAADNRPRRIVYLSSYAACGPSADARARHVDDPPAPLTAYGRTKLEGEHALAEAARGGVETLTVRAPAVYGPRGRELLPYFRLVANRLAPSPGGPPRRLHLVYAPDLAAALVRAADAPTGTYPVAEPVEHPWRDVVGEMARALGRRPLRISLPPTLVRAAAATTQALAAAVGRTPAFNREKAEEMLAEAWVCDLAGSDALLPPGEATPLARGMDVTVAWYRDHGWL